Part of the Paludisphaera borealis genome, AGGAGTGGCAAGATCGGGTGCTTCGCGCGAGCGGCCTGCCGAAGCATGTCTTTGACCACATCCGCGTCATGGCTCAACTCCATGCCGACAACCGCTACGATCGACTCACACACGACGTCGAGGCGATCACGGGAAGGCCCGCGACGAGTATCCGCGAGTACGTCGCCAAGCATCCCGAGCTGTTCGGTTCAAGAACCCAGCCCGCGACGGTCCCGGAATCTCGGTGACGTCCCGGTGGTTCGAATCGCTCAACAGGAGCCACGGCGGCTTTCCCGCCATGCGGGGAATGGGCCGCCGCCGCTTCATCCACCGCGCAATCGGGCTGGCTCTTCCTCAATCGGCGGGGCGAGAGCAAATGCAGAACATCCTGCACATGGGCCTTGGCGCGGTCTTTCATGTGCGGTAACCTCTGCACATCGACGACCTCAGGAGCCGACCATGCCGCGTTTCACATCGGGGGAATTGAAGGTCATGAGCCTCCTCTGGGCCCATGGCGAATTGAAGCCCGCCGAGCTGCAAGAGCTCTTCCCGGAGCCGATCAAGAACCCGGCGATCCGCTCGTATCTGACCGTGCTGCTCGAGAAGGGGCACGTCAGCCGTCGCCGCGAGGGCAAGGCGTATTACTACAAGGCGATCACCCGGTCCCGCTCGGCGTTCCGGACGATGCTCGACGAGCTGGCCGAGGCCTGCTGCGGCGGTTCTGTCCGCACCCTGGTGATGAACGTCATCAAGTCGGAGAAGCTGACCGAGGAGGACCTCATCGCCCTGAAGCGGCTCGCCGACGAGGAAGGATCGAAAGCGTCCGGCAGTTGAAGCCGGGAGACGGAAATGCTCAGGGGATTCGAGGGGTGACTCCCCCGCGCCGAGGAGACTTTGGCCATGTTCGTCCTGGTAGCGAAGTTGACGGCCTTCCTCACATTGATCTGGATGGCTCACGCAGCGCTCGCCGGGCGTAATCCACGGTGGCGGGTGGCCCTGTGGC contains:
- a CDS encoding BlaI/MecI/CopY family transcriptional regulator; amino-acid sequence: MPRFTSGELKVMSLLWAHGELKPAELQELFPEPIKNPAIRSYLTVLLEKGHVSRRREGKAYYYKAITRSRSAFRTMLDELAEACCGGSVRTLVMNVIKSEKLTEEDLIALKRLADEEGSKASGS